TTGGATGCAGCGATTAGCGAACTATGGCGCAAAGTACTCGCCAAGATAGAAAAATCGCTAAGCAAACCCAGTTTTGATACCTGGCTGAAGGCGACAAAGGCAACTACATTAGAAGAAGATGCACTGATCGTCGTCGCACCAAACGACTTTGCTCGTGATTGGCTAGAAACCAGGTACGCACAACTGATTACCGATACACTATATGAAGTGACGGGTATCAATATGAAAGTAAAGTTCGTCGCGATGCAAAATCCTGATGCGGCTTTTGCCGACGAACAACCTGCCCCACGGGTGAAAATGAGCGAACCGCCAACAGTCGCGGATGACCAGCCACCCAGTATCTTAAATCCCAAATACACCTTTGACACGTTTGTCATCGGCTCAGGGAATCGATTCGCTCACGCCGCATCTCTTGCGGTTGCTGAAGCTCCTGCGAAAGCTTACAATCCCCTCTTCATTTACGGAGGAGTCGGACTTGGCAAAACCCACTTAATGCATGCAATTGGCCATTATGTCATTCAGCACAACCCATCGGCGAAAGTGGTCTATTTGTCGTCTGAGAAATTCACCAATGAATTCATCAACTCGATTCGTGATAACAAAGCCGTCGAATTCCGCAATAAATACCGGAGTGTTGACGTTCTTTTAATTGATGACATTCAGTTTTTGGCAGGCAAAGAGTCGACACAAGAAGAGTTTTTCCATACGTTCAATGCCTTGCATGAAGAAAGCAAACAAATCATCATCTCCTCCGATCGACCTCCTAAGGAGATCCCGACGCTGGAGGATCGCCTCCGCTCACGCTTCGAATGGGGGCTGATTACTGATATTCAGCCGCCAGACCTCGAAACGCGGATTGCGATTTTGCGCAAAAAGGCGAAAGCAGAAAATCTCGATATCCCTAATGAGGTAATGGCGTACATTGCCAACCAGATCGACAGCAACATCCGCGAGCTGGAAGGCGCACTGATTCGTGTCGTTGCCTACTCCTCCTTGATTAATCGAGATATCGACACGCAGCTGGCGGCGGAAGCACTGAAAGACATTATTCCTTCCTCCCGCCCACGCGTGATTACCATTATGGACATCCAACGAACGGTCGGAGAAGCGTTCAGCCTGAAACTAGAAGATTTCAAGGCGAAAAAACGGACAAAAACCGTCGCTTTCCCCCGTCAGATTGCGATGTATCTCTCCAGAGAGCTGACGGATGCCTCCTTGCCGAAAATCGGTGATGAATTTGGCGGCCGTGACCATACGACAGTCATCCATGCCCATGAGAAAATCTCTCGTGC
This genomic stretch from Brevibacillus brevis harbors:
- the dnaA gene encoding chromosomal replication initiator protein DnaA; the encoded protein is MDAAISELWRKVLAKIEKSLSKPSFDTWLKATKATTLEEDALIVVAPNDFARDWLETRYAQLITDTLYEVTGINMKVKFVAMQNPDAAFADEQPAPRVKMSEPPTVADDQPPSILNPKYTFDTFVIGSGNRFAHAASLAVAEAPAKAYNPLFIYGGVGLGKTHLMHAIGHYVIQHNPSAKVVYLSSEKFTNEFINSIRDNKAVEFRNKYRSVDVLLIDDIQFLAGKESTQEEFFHTFNALHEESKQIIISSDRPPKEIPTLEDRLRSRFEWGLITDIQPPDLETRIAILRKKAKAENLDIPNEVMAYIANQIDSNIRELEGALIRVVAYSSLINRDIDTQLAAEALKDIIPSSRPRVITIMDIQRTVGEAFSLKLEDFKAKKRTKTVAFPRQIAMYLSRELTDASLPKIGDEFGGRDHTTVIHAHEKISRALANDPHMQTTIQSLIEKLKANH